TATCATTACCGCATTTTCATCAGACCTGGGTTAGTCTGTAATTATTTCCACAGTAGTATCTTCTTTACCTGCATCTtcgtttcttctgacgttggcaaggtTGTTACTATATAAGATCTTACTTCAAGATGCTCCTCTCTTCAGTTTAGGTAGGTTTGTTCAGTATTAGATCTATCTCCCAAtgaccatttttcattctttttcttttggttatttgatgacgaGCTTGGATGGCCATTTgatggaatattccggttgtggggcaCTTCGAGCTCCTGCGTCATAGAAAGATTTGAACCAGTATCTGATTTTTCACACCCAGTCTGGTCCCTCACTGGCGTGCGCGGCCCATGTTGACTCTGGTGACGAACGATCCGGTGTGTATATTGCTTTGTTATCTTTGAGGCATGATGCGTTTGGACGTTAATATTAAGGTAGGATCTGTTTGTTTTGCGTTCACATTTTGAGACAACATGTTCTCTGAATGAAAGCATTGCTCATAACATCGCTTTTAAAGGCaaacagatctgtattcgtctgtatgttttcgttgttgttgacaGATTTATCTCCGGGCATAGTTTCGTTGCAgttatttaaaacttatgaattaTTCACTCTGTGTTAGTTCGAAGAAAATTGTATGTTGTTATAGTTTTGTTTCGTTTGCGACACGTGCTgtcatatacttgtatgtgtgtcctgtaaatatcacgtagttgtgtaaacattgggtgtatgtgtagtcctatgggtattaatatatgaatgtatagacattcgagtgtatgcataattaaatcaatttatGAATTTACTGTTTTCTTccacttatattttataatttgtgaaGTTTTCGACGTTGATTTCGCACGTGTCTTTCGCACATCTTTCACTGAGACATCGTACATGGGAGAAACTGTTTTCCTATGGCAGTAAAATTTCGctttttgtgattattttcgttATAATGCCGTTTCCTGCAAGTCTTCCGCGGGTTCCTTTTTCCTATTACACTGGTGTTATTAGATTAGATTTGTATTTGTATGGAGAGTCCGGTGTAACACGCCCATATTGTTATTCAGCGCGGAGCtgacatcttcttcttcttcttcttcttcttctttcttcttctgtttcttgttcttgttcttctgttcttcttgttcttcttcttcttcttcttcttcttcttctttcttcttcttcttctcttcttcttcttcttctcttcttcttcttcttcttcttcttcttcttcttcttcttcttcttcttcttcttcttcttcttcttcttcttcttcttcttcttcttcttcttcttcttcttcttcttcttcttcttcctagtCAAGAGGAAGAGCGCGATGCGACTGCAGtcgatattttattggttgaacgatatttcgacagatAGCTTGTCTTTGTCGAATTCAGAATGAAAAGTGATAAAATCTCAAAATTATAGAAACTAGCTGAACCACCGCCCTCCAGTCGGTCGATTCAGTTACTTACATATCTACACTCCTGTTTGTAGTTTGAAAGTAAAATGTGAAACCTACTATAATTTTCTTATAGAATTTCCTAATAGACAACTTTGTAAGTGTATATTCCATTCATACCCTTATACTTTGAGTCCAAAGCCAATATATGCTCATTGTTCCCCGAACCGATCGTGCTGTTGGCAACATAGCACTGGCCATGGATGAACATAGGTGTTGGCGGGTAAATTCCAATTGTTTCTTAAGTCTGACCTTGGGATTTGTCCTTTCAAAAGCCAGTTTCAGAGGAAACTGCTTCCTGGAAAATGAGAACGGATAGTCTTCAGTGGTGGTCAGTGGAATTCGTGGTATCATTATTCGGATTCCAGCATGTGTCCCATCGGCCACATCTGCTTCAATAAGGTGGTTGTGCAAATTCACGACCATATATCTTGTTCCGTTACAGTGACCTCCTGCTGGATCAAGGTTTCTGAGCAGCATAATTGAAGAGTGCTTCTTCAAAACCAAAATGTATGGTGGAAATCCTGATGAGTTGAGATCATTGATCAGTTCCGGCGGGAACTCAGTCTCGTTTTCGTATAAAGTATCACAGCTTTGATAAGTTCTACTATATCCTCGTAGAAGTTTTGACATGACAACTTTATTACTTTTTCAGCAGCCTTGTTTGTAGGAATAATGATGGCTCTGCTGCTTATCCATAGACCCTCTCTATATTTATCCTCAATAGCCCTGAAGACCACTTCACAAAGATCCTGTAGCTTTGTAGAGTCAATCAAATGCGGTGGGGCTATAGATATTTTGtattcacaaatttctttattgaGAGAAAATGTTCTATTCCCCAGCTGGTCAAGATAGGGTGCGAATGTAGTGTCAACACCGCAAGAATTTCGGACTCTCATATTGACAGACAACTGAAAGCTTTGGACATGGTTCCAAATGTATGACTGTTTTAATATGGCATGAACAATCTGGACTCTGTAACCTCTTTGCACCAAGCGCAAGATCTGCTTCCATTCTCCAGAAAACAAAACAGTCAGACCGCCAAACAGCTTATCTGGTTGTTGTCAAACTTCTCTAGGACTGCGATCAACACAATCATAGACATGCCTCTGGCCCATTGTAACCTCATCAATTACCTCTGGAATCACTTATTTTCATATGGCACATAAATTCTTCTGTAATTCGCAATGGAATACTGCATCTGGATTTGAACTCtagctttatctagtgtgatgctgCTACTCTTAAGTAGATCccatcttttcaaggttgctttggcacatttttctaagccaaatttcatatttatttgtttggtaaatccatgtactgtctgtagtatTGATTCCaggtgtttatcatttgtagtctACAGtgttaggtcatccatatataagaggtggctgattgttttgccgtaacagtcGTATCCGCTTTCAGTTCTGTCAGGTAAAGGTGTCAGTGTGAAACATataaggagtggagagagcgtgtctccctggaattttcctcttctaatggggatggctttggtttttatgaatccctcttttgtttggagctgtagcaagGTCTGCCATTTATTTATGGAATGTGTTATACATTTTATGATTATTAGTGCCACCTTGTTCATGGCTggtgtttctaggatccatgtgtggggaatgCTATCAAACACCTTTCGGTAGTACAACCTGTTATATGGTCGGGTTGTCGGCAACTAAACCGGTAACCCCACAATggcttgcttggtgaggtggGTATTTGGTGGATGCCCTGCGGGACAGAAAATAAGAcatgtcaaagggcggaggaactacAGCGTAGTCAACGGCCATTCAACAACGTATgtttgtggatgtgcgtgtggagtgtttaagtttgtgtgtatgtgttgtaaatATTGCATTTAAAACCTGTGTGCCTATctgtatgtactgtatatattgtatttcaagctgtttgtgtgcatattgtatattgtgttttacattgtatatattgtatgtcaattttattcttaattttatttttcttatcttagtcttttttaaataaatagatgagGGTTGGATAGGATTCCTCTGCTTACGCAAGTCGTGGCGAAGGTAGTCTATCTCGGAGAAAGTAACTCTGAATTTAAATACTTCACTGCTGTCTTGTAGTTAGCCTTTGGCTGAGCAAAGACTCGGAGAAGAACACTTGGATATAAAATATGCGACTGCAAATGCACCCAATGATCTCGACTTATTATTCTTGTTGGATCATGCATTGTAGTTTAGAGAGTGGGAATGGTTGCTGTGCAACACTCTTCCTCGTTTTAAAATGTGTCAGGCACAGGTATTGCTGgagaggaaaaggaaatgaaCATCTTGTATGTACATGGTTGGCCACCAAAACTTAAAAAGGCACAACTAAACAATGAAAGTTCATATTGATACTGAAGCAAATGACAAAAAGGGCTCTGGAACATTTTGTTTTGTGGTTTGGCCCGGCAGGTGTCCCAGGGCACGACAACCTGGATCTGGTCGTCATCTTGCAACTGTGAGTAAATTCAGGTTAAGATGCAAGCCTTTGAATATAGGATGTTGGAATGTTCGAATGTTAGACAATGATTGTCTGAAATTTCGTCCGGAGAGGAGATCCGCGCTTGTTGAAAAAGAGTTACAGCGACATGAATGTTGTAGAGTTAGCCGAAACAAAAATTCATGGAAAGTGGGATTTGGTAGAGAAATCTGCTGTGTATCATTTATTTTGGAGCAGTAGAGAGGAGACCTATAAGACAGAATCAAGAGTGGGATTTACTATCAAAACCACTTTGGTTTCAAACCTTGAGGAACTACCATGTGATAATTCTGATCGTTTGATGTCTTCAACACCTCCATTAAGAAAAGGTCGCTATGCAACActcattactgcatatgcttaaACTATATCTTATATAGATCCCTTCAGTGCAATCTTCAAAAGCTATTTGAAAGACTATTGCAAAATACATAGCAAACAccattttacaccattttatagaGAAACTGGATCTGATAAGGTACCTCCAACATTAGCTCTCACTTCTGTCTTGTCATGAAATTGTCTAAGCATTCTTACAAATTTTTCAGGGCATCCTAGCCTTTTCAGGATCTCCCAAAGTGCAATTCCATTGATAGAATCAAACGCTTTTGTTAGATCATTGAAAATCTGGTATACGTCCATATCCTGTTCGATGTACTTCTCTTGCTAAAAATATCATATCCATAGTACTCCTTCTATCCCTAAACTCACATTGCGATTCTGGTAGAACCTCATCAGCAATGTGCAGAAACAATCTGTCCAGCATTACTCTACAAAGGGCCTTTCCAGCAACAACTAACAGATACCGCGATAATTATCACAGACATCGTTTCCATAGTTGATTCACGCCAATCCGGAGGAACCTCTTCACTATGCCAAACCGTCTGAATCACATCTGTCAACATTGTACAGTGATGATcaccaccatatttatatatctctgtacCTAGTCCATCCATGCCATGAGCATTTCCATAGTTCAATTTCCTGATAGCTGCTTTTATTTCAACCAGGTTTGGAACTTCTGCTATAAGATGTTTTATTGGTCTCCCAGATATATTATCAAGAAAAGAGAGGTCAACTTTAGTAGGTCTTTTGAGCAAATCGTCAAAATGTTCTTTCCATCTCCCAACAATATCTTTAGGATTTGTTAATAATTCTGTACCATCCTCGCTCCGAAGCGGCGCAACCTTTGATGACACTGGTCCAGAAACTtttttcgagagagagagagagagagagagagagagagagagagaaaggagagagagagtgagagagagagtaaaaaagttTGGAATTGTTAGCATTTGAAACTTCTTGGATTTCATTGCATATATCACTCCACCAATTTTCCTGCCTTGAAGTGTGTAGCCACTGTCCTGATTGCTGACAGGTCAATAATTTGCAACATGTTAAATGCCTTTTGCTTCTCCTCTAAGATAAAactaacttcttcatcattatagTCAAACCAATCTCGGTGTCTTTTTTGCAACAAAcccaagaatgttactacaaatcttGTACACTCTTTCTTTGAATGACTTCCAGCTTCCACCACAGGACAAATTCCATCACAACTCCCATCACAAACTCATTGCGTACTGATGGAGTCTTAAGTTTATTGACATCAATCCGATTAGGTAACATGTCATTATTTGCTCTAACCTTAGGCTTGAGAGCAAAATTCACCTTGGCACGCAAAAGCTTATGATCAATCAAGCACTCTGCACCACACATCAATCGTAGTATAGCAAAGCCCCTAGTACCTCGTTTCCTGGAGAGGATGTAATCTACAAGGTATCATTTCTTAGAACCAGGGTGCATCCATGTTGTTTTACACTTACTCTTTCGTTGAAACATTGTATTCATGATACACAAATCCATCTCTACGCACATatataacagtaataaacaaTTATTGTTGGAACTCCCAACGCTATGCTTTCCTAAGACACCCCAGGTCTACAAATCTGCACCAACGCGTGCATTAAAATCACCTAAAATGACAACTTTGTCATCATGAGTAACGCTGCGTATAATCACTGTTAAGTGATAGATAGAAGGCAAGTTTATCATCTATATAAGATATAGGACAAGAGGAAAGCTGTTCAATCTCTCAAAGACTCTGCGCCAAAAGGAAAGATGATTGTGACCTGTTGGAACATTCCCAGAAAGATATGCAGCATATTGTGAATGCGATTtctgcagcatgtgcagcatttGGTCTAACGatcaatctaaaaaaaaaaactgttatgaAGTACCAGCCCACTCCCACAAAATGTATGTGGAACCTTTTATAACTGTGAATAGTCAAAGGCTGGAGGCTGCACCTAGACTTATTTATGTAGGAAGTACCTTGAGCGCTGCTGGTCTTCATGATAACATTTCATACAGAATCAGCAGGGCTAGAAGTGCTTTTGGTAGACTAGATAGTCGTCTGTGGAAAcaacataatataaattaaagttaaggtATATAACACGTGCAACCGCCCATCTTTGTTATAGGGGAGTGAGGTGAGGCATGGGTTGTTTAATGTAGGCTTGTAAGTCATTGGAATGATACCATGAATACTGTCTGAGAAAAGGTTTGAGGATAAACTGGAAAAATGGCCATGAGTAATGTGGCGCTGCTTGAGAGGAGTGGCAGTAGAAGTACAGATTCAAAGATTTTGTAAAAAACTTTGAGGTTGGAGTCGGGAGACATTTGGTAAGGATGAGTGATGAGCGACTACCCAAGCAGCTATTGTGTGGTGAGCTGGAAGACGGCAGGAGACCAGCACATAAGCCTAAACTAAGATTTAAGGATTGCCTTAAGAATGCTCTAATAACAGACAGGAATTACAGCTGGTGATTGAGAGAGGGAGGCACAAGACCGCGATGGATGGAAGAAGATAGTGCATAATGGTTGTTCAAGGTTCGAGGGGGAGAGAATGAAGTATGAGATAATTAGAAGGGAGTTTAGAAGGAGGGAACCagtggaaagtgagagagtgttgttttgtgtgtgtgtgtatgtagtgtgtgtgtgtgtggtgtgtgtgtgtgtggtgtgtgtgtgcggtttgtGGGAAGAGGTGTTTGACTCGTGCAGGCCTGGTGAGCCATCAAAAATCTTACAGGAATCGACCCATGATAAACAGTGATGTGGCTATTAAAATTCACAACGGAACATGTGTAAAATGTGGAAGAGAGTGCCTCTCATCTGGAGGTCTGGAAAGACACGTTAAGAGAGTGAATATGGTGGCACCTGTTTCTgctgccagccagcacagttgtgcagtatgtaataaaatgtgtaaaagtttggttgggcttaaaagtcatataagcGCATCACATGGCATCAAcaatgaatcatttcagtaagtcttttTGGAAATGGCTTTTCTCGTGTAACGAGGGTGCagctatgatgtatgtatgtatgtatgtatgttgtatgtatgtagtatgtatgtatgtatgtatgtatgtatgtatgtatgtatgtatgcatgaatgcatgtatgtgtctatatatatatatatatatatatatatatatatatatatatatatatatatatatatatgtaattgtatgtgacaattatttgctAGCCGTGATAAAAattcgagtttcggatgtcggggtggaaagccacgccgccatctcttcagttatccggccatcagaagaaatgctatgaaaataaccgttaaacaaagggcaattactgtgtgattgaccgttattaagacaaaagagttatttgaatgaccgctaagtgaggggagggagtaaaagtaagggggtaaaatgttcatagtattcgcgtaagcgcgtatgtccatacctacacatgcgcgtccgcacacccacgcacatgcacctataagtatacactcattcaccctcacttgaaacgtaCACATTCTCACCCACACCATTcgccatacacacatgcgcaccaaCTATGTtcgtacacacatctatatacgcacatacccgtatgcacgcacacacacgcgtctatatacgcacatactcgcatgcacgcacacacacacatctatatatgcacatatcaacacacacgcacacatctatacgcacgcacaaacgattccatatacacgtctatatacgcacaggtaAAATGCAAGGTGGAAGGTAGAATAAGGAAAAATTATgagtaaaaaatatatgagcaataaacctataaaacTATCTCTATAGATATGTAAAATATacgtataaaagatatataaatatatataaaaatacataagaaatataagtaaaaattataaagagataaaaagcttgtacgtgaacacaatatagaaagcaagtcctATCTTTAATCTCGGCAGGACCAAAAATGTAACAAGTATTGAACCACGTATGGGCATGATCTGAAAAGTTCAATTCTTGAATTCAGACATGTagcggggtctaagctgcttttccagatgagccatctttccatatcacaaacaAGACcacactttccactgccgttggtgtagggtttaaacttggctaagatcttctaatggatgttgtaactgacacctttatcctttaatgaccatatatgactggataatttggtcgttttccttttatcccagtgcctgaagctcaaggtgtgattatcgaacctggccttgaaacaaccctctgtaaggcccacgtatttcttcggcGAAACCGTGTCCTTAGTGGATATAGATTCcacggtggcttcataaatgatggtctcggtcatgcaagctccatttagcgggcacaaatttttatccctgcatgaacagctggttttGTATTGTGATTTTTGTGGGTTGTgtgcgattatatttttaaaattggtagttgagctgaaactgatttttaagttatgTCTATTGAAGAGCTTTCTGTAAGTATGGTTGACTGGAACATGTCTATCAGTGCTAAGAATTCTTGCCTATATTGAAGCTCACCTCGGGTGAGTAGGGGTGTGTGAACCAGATAGTTTTCCTATTTCTATGTTTCCTCTTTATTATTGGACTGGTGGCAGGTTTTTTTATTTCCTCGCCAAAACCattatcttttatatcttttatcttttcaaacgctattaaaaatgtccctatcggaggagaggctagaaaatCTTTTGCTAaagtttttaactaaatttttaaacagTACGGGGGGGATGGCAAGAATCCAcattaacatatctaagtctatcgttgggcttcctataaggcttataaatgttcttatttagatctaaggaTACACCTAGGAAATTGACAACCGCCAGGTTGGTGTCTGTAGTCATGCTAAGTGTCTGTAGTCATGCTAAGTCTGTAGTTATGCTAAGTCATGCTAAGATAACGTCCTTCCTAAACCGATCCTGTGCTGGTCCTTTGGTATTAGcagttaaggcgagggcatcatctttgtaaatGGCGAAGTATACGTCAGGAAAGATCTTGCCCAACGTATCAAGTAGGAATAGTCCAATAAGATAGCAAAGAGATAcaccaataataaaaataaaaatacatcgcATCAAAGTCTTGAACGATAGTATACAAATCGCacatagaactggatgcggatataaatgttacggcaaaacgatcggccaccttttatatatggatgacctaaaactatacgctgcaaatgacaaacagctggaaacactattaaagacagttcatggatttaccaaagaaatagatatgaaattggattagaaaaatgcgccaaagtaaccatgaaaagaggaaaactagttaagagtagcaacatcacactagataaaaccaatgaaataaaagaattagaccaagccaaacttacaaatacttagtgaatccatgaactagataagacacaacacacgcaaatgaaagagaaactaaaaaagaatattatagacgagttagatcaatactaaaaacagagctcaatgctaaaaacaaaataataggtattaacactttagctgtcccagttataagttacagctacaatatccttaactggacactaaatgaactgaccaaaatagataggaaaacaagaaaaataatgacaggatctaggatgcatcacccaaaatctgacatagaaagactatatatacaacgtatagaaggtggtaggggccttatacagctggaaaactattataaaataaccaccataggactgcaaaaatatctacttcagaaggaaggaagactgatacaaatagcggcaaaacacgagcaaaaaactgttctcagtatttaaggaagctgacaaatacaaacaggaaatcatacacctaataaatatgaagaagaagaagagaagaagaagatgaagaaacaacaaaagctataaaacaaatgaaatccaaactaaaatagaacagcaacgaaccatgataaaacgatggcaagaaaagcccttcatggtaaatactggactaaactaaacgcaaaagaaatagacaaagaaaaatcccagcaatggttgagaagctcaggactcaaagcagagacagagggatttttaattgcagcacaagaccaaagcctccccaccagaaattaccaaaacatgtaatgaaaagaaatatttcaagtaactgcagaatatgtggagatggacaagaaacaataaatcatattatctctagctgcccagtcctggctaagaaggaatatattcacagacatgacagagttggaacctacatacattggaagctatgccaacattatggaataacaacagaaaaaagatggtataggcacacaccagaaaaggtcacagaaaacgagaaagcaaccatactctgggatatgccgatacacacagatagagaaattaaggccaacagaccaggtatagttgtcagagatcatgaagaaaaaaaatgctttctaattgatgtatcaataccggcagatgacaacgtgtctataaaagaaatttagaaactctcaaaatacaaagacctggaaatagaggtaactagaatgtggaatctgaaaacagaaacaattcctatcatagtaggtgcattaggcatgataaaaaaataatcagacaaatacataacaaaaacaccaggacttacaaacacatataacgtacagaaaattgcactactaggcactgcacacatcctacgcagaacactttccatacaataaccatcagagcatcacaacaaatcacagcacatacccaaggcacacagagctgcgctaggtagtgaagtgaaagcacgctataaaaataaaactactgaataataataataataataataataataataataataataataataatatataataataataataataataacaacattgaaaaataccttaggaatgagaacccaggttcgaaatttccccaagacacctgatgaaggctggagagtatatcagccgaaacgttgtgttaacaagaaacaagatgaggacaaatatccgtcaaatgtaaataatgtagaaaatacaataaaagtgtaaacacgtAAAACTATATGAATacaataatattgtaaaattccggtttctttcggGTAAAccctcatatgtgtatatatatatatatatgaaaaaacaagtaaaaaatagaaaatgctaaaataattttatagtgaacatttcagtaccggtttcggtcattttgagaccttttcaactgtaacgattaaataattaaatttagaaaaattagaagaaatgtttttttaaaagaatatttctatagtagtgttcagatttaagtggcattctgcctttctctgactcccttgtttgcacttgtgtgttcgaggtagttgtgagttcttggtagggtagtagagggaaggctggtgaggaaaggggggtgggagaatctgggagtgccctgatggtcgtatt
This sequence is a window from Octopus sinensis unplaced genomic scaffold, ASM634580v1 Contig05139, whole genome shotgun sequence. Protein-coding genes within it:
- the LOC115227592 gene encoding uncharacterized protein LOC115227592, with protein sequence MSKLLRGYSRTYQSCDTLYENETEFPPELINDLNSSGFPPYILVLKKHSSIMLLRNLDPAGGHCNGTRYMVVNLHNHLIEADVADGTHAGIRIMIPRIPLTTTEDYPFSFSRKQFPLKLAFERTNPKVRLKKQLEFTRQHLCSSMASAMLPTARSVRGTMSIYWLWTQSIRV